The DNA segment ggcacagagatgctgaggggctggggtcTGGCCCCAGGTTCAGTAGTGGTCATCTTGTGTCCTGGGGGCAATTCCTTCCACCTTTCAGCCTTCAGccagctcctgttcccagtGGTGTGCCTGCCAGCTGGGCCCCAGGCTTCAAATAGCCATCTGTTCTGTGTCTCACTTGCCACACCTGCAAAATAGAAATTGTGCTTCAATTGGATATCTACTGCAAATTAACTGGTACAGATAAGATGTTTGTTATTAGTGTTACTACCATGGCAAATGCAGTGTCTAAATTGAAATGCATTTATTCAGGATGTATAGTGCTAAGGATGTAGAAGGGTTCACAGGAAGCAAGTTTGGGTGAAATAACAGAGGATTTTATGTTAGTGTTATTTAATGTATTACTGTACCTCTCCTTATTAAACAGTCCAAGAAAATCCTATTATCTATCAAAGCAATGCAACTAAAATTTTTCCAGTCTAAATATAGTTGGTGATTTACCAGTTGAAATGCTGCTGGCCAACATTTTAAGGCCTGAACCATCAAGATCTTATGAACAGAGGCTGCTTACATAGATTGGTTTTCTTTCGAGGCCATTTCAGAAGTATCTCCCCAATTCAGTAATTTTACATGTGAGCAAGAGTCAATTTTTTCGTCTATCCTAGGTCTGAAATTTGCTGATCAGGAATTGAACCAGGGGATTTTATTTACAGGTCACTGAATTTGATCAACAGCTAGTCTTTAAGGGAAGAGATCAAAACACGCACAAGACAGTAATCAAGTCCAGATGTTGTCTAGAAGACAAGCTCCAGTTCTAGCAGGAATTAATTAAGCAAAGTCTTACAAGCTGTGTCATAAGGAAACCAGATGAAAACAACAGCTcctgtgtttttttattttaaaaatgcaacaaaCATTTTGAGACAACTGACCACATTTTGGCTACAAATAGTTCAGTGAGATAAAACTTGCTTTTGGGTGCCCCAGTTAATGATTTACTGGTACAACCTGCTGGCAGTAAGCCCAGTTTAGACAGTGTTGGAAGAATGCCAAACATCTACACTGCATTCACCATGGAGCCTCTGAAACAAACTGTGGGTGTAGGGAAGGCTGAGCAAGGAAATGCATTGTTTTGGGATCCACAGGATCCCAGCTCTCAAAGGCATCCCCCAGAGTggagtaaatttttttctagaGTAGTTGTCCCCTTATATGTTATATCCTGAGAGCGTTTACTCTGCCACTGTGCTTCTTTCAACAGgtcaaatacataaataaagataaatttgAAAGGCTAGGTGGGCAAAATGTTATGCAAAGGTTgtgccagggaaaaaaacactgacCTCTCAGATGTGCCAGCCTGGGAAATCCCACACATGGGAAATATGGTCAGTGCAGGTGACCACAGTCATTTGATGCAAATGTATCAAAGCAGGCATAGCCCATAAATGGGATCTCCTGTAGCACAGGCATGGGATGGAGCTCAGATTCATGAAATGTATTGAATACATTCGTATTTTAATGTTGCAATTGGGAAGAATGAAAGATTATCTAGTACATCTGCATTTAATCTATTTACCATGTATGTTTTTGTTGGTATGCCTCATGAATACAGGTGACCTGCACTTTTTCTTTAACAAAGACTGAttatatttctaattttttgaTTGCAAATTCCATGCATGCGGTATAAGGacaaaagaaacatgaaacCACAGCCAAAGAAGAGCAGAATCCTGACTTGAGCCAAACTCTATACTCCTTGCAGAGGATTGTTACATTTTTAACAGAGAGTAATATGAAGTGAATTTGTCATCAGATATAAGACATGCAGATGGAAAAGTCAGCATGGgaggatttcttttccttcatatCAAAGGAGGAAGAGTTTCAATttaataaatagattttaagGCGTGATGGGAAAATCTGAGTGAAAAAACTTGTAGGAGTTTATCAAAAAGCAAACACCCCAACGTTAACTTTTGCTCTGTGTAGATAGCAtacatttccctttcccagtaTTTGTATAATTATGAGTGACTCATTCAAGCCCTGATCCTACACACCAAGATTAAATCCCAAAAGAGAGTTTAATCCATGTCAATAATtaaatccacatttctgtcTCATGAATGAGACCCTTTTGCAGGGAAGCTTCAACCCCACCATCAAACCAACAAATTGCTTTTCTGCCTGAGCCACCAAGTTACAGAGCAGAAGATTTCAAAGCAGTTTGGTTCAGCTTCCCTGATGCTTCTgggaaacaaaaccacagaTGCAAACCCTGTTTCATTTGAATGCTTCaaggcaggaaaggaaagtgaaaGACTGTGGAATAAATGGATCTgattgttttccatttctgttgaTCTGATAACATTTTAGATGTTTGGCAAAAAAGCTGTTAACTTTTGGCTGGATATCCCATTTTATGAGAAGTTTGAGGCAAGGAGGTTCAAATGCAGCTTTGGAGGATTTCTCTACACTCTGCACATTATTGTGGATACAGGTGTTTCCCttagcagcagtggcagaacaCCCAGGGTAACCATTCTGCCCCTTCTATTAGCCTGAGGTTTCTGCTCTGTCTTGCTACAGATGCCTGAGGTGTTGGGAGGGTTTGGTGTTTCCAAGCTGTACTTTCTTTCCATAGGAAAATTCAACTCTAGTGCAGCATCTGCTTCTTAACAAGGCAATGTCTTCTTTTCCTGCCAGTGTGAAATGAAACTTAAAGATATCCCAATCATTGGAGCAGCTTTTCTGCTGCTCGTGACTCATCACTTAGTGCTCAGAACCAAGGGCTTCTGTTCAACTAAATCAAAACACCCAGtgaaaacattctgaaaaattaaattatggaCATGCTTAATTAAAAGGGGTTCACTCAAATAATATTACATATAATTTCAACCTTACTGTGGAATAATAGAACAAATATAAATCGAATTGCCAACACTAATtaacagaagaaagcaaaaatatcaaaatggtCTCAGAGGCCAGCATCCTCTACTCCAAAATTGGCTCCCTGAGATGACACATCTTGGTTGAGGGTGAGGGCCAGCAGGTTTCTGCTGCAGGACCTGCTTGGCTGGCTCAGTTTGCAGCAGGTGCTGAGAGGAGCAAACCACGTTTTTTGGGATTAGCTGCCGACACgtgtgcccagagctgagcagaggagcGCGGGCAGCACACGCAGGGAGTGcgggcagagctgtgcttgggGCAGGGGCGGTGCGGCTGGCAGAGCACCCAACCCGCAGCGCAGTCCGTGTTCGTGAGCCGCACAGCTGCGGGACGGGCTGAGGCTGCATCGTGCCGAGCCAGAGGCGACAGGGAACACGCGGGTCAGGTGGCACCTCACCTGCAGGCTCGGGACAGACAGGCGCGGAGAGGGCTGAGGGGGCAGGGGGACCAGGAGGgtggccgggccgggggcgggagGCGCTGCTGCCCGTGCCGGTACCGGTGCCGGTGCTGCCCGTGCCGGTGCTGCCGGTGCCGGTACCGGTGCCGGTGCTGCCCGTACCGGTGCTGCCGGTGCTGCCCGTGCCGGTGCCCGCGGCGGGCGCTGGCGGCTGCCGGACTACGAGTCCCAGCGTGCCCGGCAGGTCCGGGCCGCGCTGCGCAGCCGCCGCGCCGGGCACCCACCTGCAGCCGCGCCGGGCTCGGGGCGCGGAGGGGCGCGCAGGCGGCGCCGGGCTcgggcgcggagcggcgcgcaggcggcggcggccaagcgcggccccgcggcgggGTAaggcggcggccgggccgggcggggcgggacaCGGGGCAGCATCGCCCGCGGGGCTCCGCGGGGCTCCGCGCAGCGCGGGGCGGGCGTGGCGGAGCATCCCCGGCGCGGGGCGCGGATGCGCGGCGGCCCCGATCCGAGCCCGGGCGCGCCCCGGGATCGCCGCGGGAGCCGAGGGGGGCTCGGCCGGGCGGCCCCGCCACGCCCGGGCTCGGCGGAGAGCgcagcgcccgccccggccccgccgcagctTTGACAGGCGGGAGCGCGCCTGGTGCTGCGGAGCGCTCGCATCTGCGGGGCGCGCCGGGAGGACGGGAATTCGATGGGGCAGTTTAATAAAATACGCAAAGCAGGTGTTTGTGTCAATGATGGTGAGCTGCCCCTCCTTGGAGATCTGCCTTTTGTGTGTCACGGATGCAGAGGGTGGTTGTGCTCAGAACGAGCGGCTCAGAACGACCGAACCAATGGCAGGTTCAGGAGTAGAACGCTGATTTAGGGAATTTAGGAGCGTTCTCAGGGTCCTGAGGAGCAGAGTGTACCCTCAAAACCTGCATATTGGCATTAGATATCACATACTGTCTGTTCTGTCAtcttctaattaaaaattatcagGGTGCCATAATTCAAGGGGATTTGCTTTAATGGAAACTTTGAAGGAATTTCTTCTGCCAGAGTAAAAATCCACAGTTGATCAACGAGAAACATGTAAAGATAAGTGAGGACTATAAACACCAAAAAGTAAATGACAACAGGTTAGATTAACATAACCATCCTGAGCTTAGCAGTGGCgtgaacttctgaaaaaaattctaactATTGCTAATGCGACAAATTCAGAAATTTATCAGTatcaaatataaatttaaaaataattggaagaagtaattatattttttataccATGAATGATACACTGTAGATATATGCTTTTGAAAGTGTTTAGTAGAGGAAATCTTCATCAAGTTATTGGGTTGCTTATTTGTAGTAAATAGATGCagtctttaaattttttattatgtgaAAGCTTTTCTTTAGCTGATTATTCTCAGAAATTGTCCTTGAACTTCCTCTGTTCTGCCCTTCACTCTTGGAGAGAGGAGCATGTAATGGGAAAGAAACACCTGGGATCACTGGCCTAGTACTGTAGGCATCACATATTATAATTCTTTGCAAGGCATACAGTTACTGGAAAACTGAACTCAAACTCAGGGATACACAGTGATGTCTTGCTGAATTATACTGACAATATCACAGTCCTTCCCATTTATTCTGCACTCATTTGCTGTCTAATGGCCTGCCTGCCTTTGTGCTGGTGCTCTATGCTGTGCACATCTTAACAAGTTTCCACTATggatatatttaaatttttaccACTGGGTAAGAAAAATGAAGGCTTATGTGACTTATTTTAGTGACTTCTCCAATCTAAATTCCTAATGtatcttttttcccatttatccAGCTTGGTTGTGTCCGAAGTTGGCCAGTAGTCTCTCTCATCTTGATgatctaaataattttattcaaagCAGTGTGCTTTGCTCTCTGATTGCAtaccttttcttccctccccaaATTACTATTATTTCCAATATTTTACAACTTCTGGCAAGCAATGTTTATGCATTTCTGCTGTTGGTAATCTGTTTACTGGCACAGCAGACAAGGGTAGTGGTGGCTTCTGTTTAACAGAGGGTTTTGGTCATCATTATTTGGTGCCCCAGAAATTTGTAAACTTAGTTTTTAAATCCTTCTTTCAAAGAGCAGCTGGGACTGACTGTCCAGCTGCTATGCTAAAATAGGGAAATCTGAGAACAGTGGTGACAAAAAGGTGGCACTTGGTTTGTTATCTGTTGGCAGCACAGGTGGAACAATGCTCGAGTTTATGTTACCCAGTGTCCTTTTTTCCTATTGATGTTTCCAACATGTGGGAAACAAACACTGGTGTTGTCGTTTCCAGGGCTGGTCTGATCAATTTcgttgtaaaaataaaaagtcaattTCCAGGTAATTCCTTCTCCTGTTTGTTGTTTCAGCTGTCGGAATGTGCACATCCTGAATGGTTTTTGGCTTTGGTTTAcagataaaatgcaaaaaatgttgGGAGTTATGATGTCTCTGTACTTTGTAATGAGAAAAAGCAGCTTAGGGAAGATGCAAGAAGAGGTTTATTTGGAAGGTGCCTAGCAGGTTATTATTCAGGACCTCAGTTCTGCAGTCATTAGTGCATGCTCTTATCCAGTCTTTGGGTCTCTGCTGTTTGCATGTTGTTAATTTAAAAGATCCACTTAAATGTACAAGATGTCTATGGAAGAAGGAACCCACAGCCAAAGGAAAATCTGTCCAGTGCTTGACATTTGGAAGATGGTTCAATTCCTTATCTTGCACAGACTTCCTATTTCACCTTGCACAGGGCATTTCTCtctcctggcagggcagtggaGAGGCTCTCCTGTGGCTGATGGTGTTCAGGGCTCCACAGCAGCTGGTTCCATGTAAATAGGATTGGTCAGGGAGGATACCAGAACCTGGCCTTTGGCTTTCCCCGTTTGCCTCTGGGCAAAGCTGCAGGTCCTTCCTACCCCAGTGTGTGCTTTGCTTTCATGGTAGATGTGCTGATTACAAGGACTAGAGTTCTTTACACAGCACAAAAGCAGGCACTCTGAGCTGGATGAGGACAGCACCTTGTAAACATCACAGCTCTTGCTGTAAGTGTGTGATCCGTGCTCCCCTGGGGACCATGAGCCATGGGCTGCTgtgtcacagggctgggagatgtCAGCTCTGGGGCAGTGCTGACCAAGGGCACAGATCTTTACCTGTCCCACGTCAACCAgcacctgcctgctgcagaCCTGCAGGGTCTGGCAGTTACTGAAGGAGGTTAAAATATCATTGGTGCCCCACGGAAGATAATGAGGCCATTTTCTTCTACTTGCTATCAAGTGGGCACTCATCCAGGGGCCCATCAGTCAGCCAGCActggtgcagcccagcagcagggtgtTTCTGTTCAGTCACAGTGAAGCATACAGATGACAAATTGGGGGTGGAGCTGTCACTTCATGGCCTGTTTTGCCTGTATAAAAAGACTCTGTCCTCCAGGATTCTCAGCCGTGCCTTAACACCACCCTCAGTTTCAGACAGTGACTGTTATGTTTTTATCTTAGGAGAGCTCATTAACATTGCACAGATTTTCAAATCATCACTTAAGTTCTATAAAGGGAAGAGCCCTACCTTCCAGTTCTACAAAGTTACCAGCTGCAATGAGCAGAAAGATTGTTTCATGAGTTTATAACTAAACTTTACCCCTCAAGAAACAACGGGGAGTGTTGATCTGCAGGAGACAGGACAGACAAACAGGTGATTTCCTGTGCTTGGTGCATCACTGAAATGTCAGACAACCATACATAATCCCACCCATGCAAGGCTTAGGTTTGTTCTGTCATCCTCTTCTTGGTGGTAGGAATTGAGTGATTTAaaggttggatttttttaagtaGGACTTAAATCATCATAGGGTCACTGTATAATTAGTCATCATAAGTTTGTCTGGAAACAATTCTAATGGTTATAATCTAAAAATATCATGGTACACAGAAACTAGCTATAAATTAATCAGGCATTGTAAAGAAATACTTCCTTTCCAGGACTCAATTTCATGTTTTGAATGGTTATGAGTAATACCACTAATGTTATTTTAGAAACAATCAGAAATTGGTCATTATGTAACATTCTGCCTCTGTGGGAGAAGCAATGTTTCATCTTTCTTTAATCACCAGGGAAAAACCTTTCATGTTATCTGAATCAGAGGGAATACATCCCTTTATGTCTTCTATAAATAATGGTGCTTTCATATGTATAATGTTGCAATATATGTGGTGGTTATTTTTTGTAAAGGGCATGACTGAAGTCCCATTACAGTGAATTAATGTCTCATCTTTTATTTGCATGGAAGTTATCAATCCCCAATTAAGCAGCCAACTGTGATGTGAACTATAGAGTAGCATAAACATTACCAAGGTTCAGAATGCCACATCCAATTATCAAGAGGAGTTTTTCATCACTGAATGATTATCCTAAAATTTCAAGCTTAGTTTAATATCAGGACAACATAATTGTTAATGATACTGCTCTCTATATAGAACTAAATCAGTTTCTGGGAACAGAGCATGAAGTAACCCTACATTAGCTCTGATGAAAACCAGAATTTCAAATATGCAGGGattctgagggatttttttgctgcagTATGACAAAggatgggagctgggctgggagtaGAGAGGTTTGGCCACACTCTGACtctcccagagccagccctgaggCAGTGCCAAGGGCAGCTGAGCTctccccctgccagccccagacACCCTCTGAAGGACCCAATTCCACAACTCAAACGGGTGATTTGCTCTGATCCACAGTGACCATGCTGCCATGGGTGTAAAAGGGTTGGAAAAGGGGACTAAACTGGAGCAGGTCTGTACTCCTTATCTTCTGAAGTTCTTCTGAACTTTTTTTTGGGGGGCggaaacagacagaaaatttgggggattCTAGAAGAGGACATACTTTTTTACAGATCTCCCTTCCATTTTCTACCTATGTGAATTTCTTTGACACATTTACTGTATCTACATCAGGACCTGTAGCTAATGTTGTTCTCATTGTGCACACACAAACCCCAGTTTTGTAATGCAGTGTTCCTACCACCCTTGTGTTCTGTGCTGGCCCTAATGCATTCCTTCTACCTTTTCTGAGATTTATGAACCTCCTACTGCAATACAGGATCTCCCAGTATACATCCTCCATATGTTCATGGTTAGAAAGTAAATTGGTACATTTGTCTTGCCTTTTAagtataaaaatttaaaaaataaccttaTTTATATGTCAGACAATGGagtatttctaatttttttttttttttttttttttaagtttgagCTTTTAGCAGCTCAGCCTTGTTTTTGATAGCCATTCCCAGACACCAGAGGTGTTCCCTGTCTGGCACTGGATTCAGTGTTGGTGGGGGCACTCCCTTGCCTGGACAGCATGGGACAATCATCCTCCTCTACTGAGCATCTGCTTGTGCTGCACAAATACGGCTCTTAATCATAAGGGCCCCAATCCTATTTATTTGTTCCAGTATCAATTTAACTTGGGATTAATTCCacctggtttttattttcatgtttggCTACAAGAGTCTATTTAAAGAAAGGGAAGATTTTTGTCCACATTTATGAATCAGTTTCACAActgtttttcaaaacacaaatatCCACTGCTGTGGATACAGAGATAGTTTAAAATAGGTCATGCATCAGGATTTCCTTTCTAAGGATCAGTTGTCGTGATTTGCAAAACTGAGAACAATTTCTCAAACatgattattaaaaaatacttttttcctatgaaaatgCCAAGAACTTTATTAATAGATTATTTCCCATTCATCACATCTCCATATACTTCATAATGCACATTGCCATGCAGTTTCATTCTTAGCTTATACACACTATCCAACCTGGAAAATCACCTCCTGTGTGTCACAGCattctcctctctgcaggacCCCAGAGACAGATGTTTCTCTGAGTGTGTAGTCTGTGTTTTAGATAGCAGGAGGGAGCTGAAGTGCATTTGTAGCTGCTGGTCCATAGGAGATTCTACAGTTCAGGTTGTTCTGACACTTCCTAGGGGATCCAAGCAAATGCAGGTGGGACCCCTGTGACATTCAGCATGAATT comes from the Oenanthe melanoleuca isolate GR-GAL-2019-014 chromosome 10, OMel1.0, whole genome shotgun sequence genome and includes:
- the LOC130257494 gene encoding translation initiation factor IF-2-like, which codes for MLRHARPALRGAPRSPAGDAAPCPAPPGPAAALPRRGAALGRRRLRAAPRPSPAPPARPSAPRARRGCRWVPGAAAAQRGPDLPGTLGLVVRQPPAPAAGTGTGSTGSTGTGSTGTGTGTGSTGTGSTGTGTGTGSSASRPRPGHPPGPPAPSALSAPVCPEPAGVASETQNRWLFEAWGPAGRHTTGNRSWLKAERWKELPPGHKMTTTEPGARPQPLSISVPLTELCMPTVPGSLLRSCFTLPWRHPGVKAT